The Aptenodytes patagonicus chromosome 10, bAptPat1.pri.cur, whole genome shotgun sequence genome includes a region encoding these proteins:
- the PSMA4 gene encoding proteasome subunit alpha type-4, producing the protein MSRRYDSRTTIFSPEGRLYQVEYAMEAIGHAGTCLGILANDGVLLAAERRNIHKLLDEVFFSEKIYKLNEDMACSVAGITSDANVLTNELRLIAQRYLLQYQEPIPCEQLVTALCDIKQAYTQFGGKRPFGVSLLYIGWDKHYGFQLYQSDPSGNYGGWKATCIGNNSAAAVSMLKQDYKEGEMTLKTALALAIKVLNKTMDVSKLSAEKVEIATLTRENGKTVIRVLKQKEVEQLIKQHEEEEAKAEREKKEKEQKEKDK; encoded by the exons ATG TCTCGAAGATATGACTCCAGAACTACCATATTTTCTCCAGAAG GTCGCTTGTACCAGGTTGAGTATGCAATGGAAGCAATTGGACATGCAGGTACTTGCTTGGGAATTCTAGCAAATGATGGTGTTTTGCTAGCAGCAGAGAGACGCAACATTCACAAGCTTCTTGATGAAGTGTTTTTCTCGGAGAAAATATACAAACTTAATGA GGATATGGCTTGCAGTGTTGCAGGAATAACTTCAGATGCCAATGTTCTGACAAATGAACTGAGACTGATTGCGCAGAG GTATTTGTTACAATATCAAGAGCCCATTCCTTGTGAACAACTGGTAACAGCACTATGTGATATCAAGCAGGCTTATACACAGTTTGGAG GAAAACGTCCTTTTGGTGTTTCGTTGCTGTATATTGGCTGGGATAAGCATTATGGATTTCAGCTGTATCAAAGTGATCCTAGTGGAAATTATGGAGGGTGGAAAGCTACATGCATTGGGAATAACAGTGCT GCAGCTGTGTCAATGCTAAAGCAAGACTACAAAGAAGGAGAAATGACCTTAAAGACTGCACTTGCATTAGCCATTAAGGTTCTAAACAAAACCATGGATGTTAGCAAACTCTCTGCCGAGAAAG TTGAAATTGCAACACTGACAAGAGAGAACGGAAAGACAGTAATAAGGGTTCTGAAGCAAAAGGAGGTGGAACAGTTGATAAaacaacatgaggaggaggaagcaaaagcTGAAcgtgaaaagaaggaaaaagaacaaaaagagaaggaTAAATAG